A window from Pseudomonas alloputida encodes these proteins:
- a CDS encoding chemotaxis protein has product MATQNARADSLSLLLFTLRSGKLMAINLLKVSEIIPCPPLTKLPESHPHVKGVATLRGHSLSVIDLSRAIGEQPLVDPQGGCLIVTEISRSRQGLHVQAVSRIVHCLSTDIKPPPYASGTRSFITGVTRVDNTLVQVLDIEKVIHAIAPPVAEPVHSSLNEEDASLLAAANILVVDDSQVALQQSVHTLRNLGIECHTARSAKDAINVLLELQGTAQEINIIVSDIEMSEMDGYAFTRTLRETPDFQHLYVLLHTSLDSAMSSEKATQAGANAILTKFSSPELTDCLVVAARTVVFAEH; this is encoded by the coding sequence ATGGCCACGCAAAATGCCCGCGCGGATTCGCTATCCCTGCTGCTGTTCACCCTGCGCAGCGGCAAGCTGATGGCAATCAACCTGCTCAAGGTCAGCGAGATCATCCCCTGCCCGCCGCTGACCAAGCTGCCTGAGTCGCACCCCCACGTAAAAGGTGTGGCAACCCTGCGCGGCCACTCGCTGTCGGTCATCGACCTGTCCCGCGCCATTGGCGAACAGCCACTGGTCGACCCGCAGGGTGGCTGCCTGATCGTTACCGAGATCAGCCGCTCGCGCCAAGGCCTGCATGTACAGGCGGTCAGCCGCATCGTGCATTGCCTGAGCACCGACATCAAACCGCCGCCCTACGCCTCGGGCACCCGCTCGTTCATCACCGGTGTGACGCGCGTCGACAACACCCTGGTGCAGGTGCTGGACATCGAAAAAGTCATACACGCCATCGCCCCGCCCGTCGCCGAGCCAGTGCACAGCAGCTTGAACGAAGAAGATGCCAGCCTGCTGGCCGCCGCCAATATCCTGGTGGTGGACGACAGCCAGGTGGCCTTGCAGCAGTCGGTGCACACCCTGCGCAACCTCGGTATCGAATGCCACACCGCGCGCAGCGCCAAAGACGCCATCAACGTGCTGCTGGAGCTGCAAGGCACCGCGCAGGAGATCAACATCATCGTCTCCGACATCGAAATGAGCGAAATGGACGGCTACGCCTTCACCCGCACGCTGCGTGAAACCCCTGACTTCCAGCACCTGTACGTGCTGCTGCACACCTCACTGGACAGTGCCATGAGCAGTGAAAAGGCGACCCAGGCCGGGGCCAATGCCATCCTTACCAAGTTCTCCTCGCCAGAGCTGACCGATTGTCTGGTGGTGGCTGCGCGCACCGTGGTGTTCGCCGAGCACTGA
- a CDS encoding HlyD family type I secretion periplasmic adaptor subunit, with product MSNHELPASYLDGQDDQAVFRAGRIITLCALMLAAFLAWAAWFEVTEVSTGTGKVIPSSREQVIQSFEGGIVAQMSVAEGDLVERGQVLAQLDPTKTASSVGESEAKYRAARASQARLQAEVTGKPLTFPESLRDSPDLIDAETALYQTRRRGLEQTLAGIQDSLQLVRSELKITENLAKMGASSRVEVIRLNRQRSELELKANEARSDYLVRAREELAKASAEADALSEVIRGRSDSLTRLTLRSPVRGIVKDIEVNTLGGVVQPGGQVMKIVPMDERLLIETRIAPRDIAFIHPDQAAKVKISAYDYSVYGGLDGKVVGISPDTLQDEVKPEIYYYRVFIRTEQDSLQNKAGKRFAIVPGMIATVDIRTGEKTILDYLIKPLNRAKEALRER from the coding sequence ATGAGCAACCATGAACTCCCGGCTTCCTACCTGGACGGGCAGGACGACCAGGCGGTATTCCGCGCCGGCCGCATCATCACCCTCTGCGCGCTGATGCTGGCGGCGTTCCTGGCCTGGGCGGCCTGGTTCGAGGTGACCGAGGTATCCACCGGCACAGGCAAGGTCATTCCAAGTTCGCGAGAGCAGGTCATTCAGTCGTTCGAGGGCGGTATCGTCGCGCAGATGAGCGTGGCCGAAGGTGACCTGGTCGAGCGCGGCCAGGTGCTGGCCCAGCTCGACCCGACCAAGACGGCTTCCAGCGTGGGTGAAAGCGAGGCCAAGTACCGCGCTGCCAGGGCCAGCCAGGCCCGCCTGCAGGCAGAGGTGACCGGCAAGCCACTGACCTTCCCGGAGAGCCTGCGCGACTCTCCTGACCTGATCGATGCCGAAACCGCGTTGTACCAGACCCGCCGCCGCGGCCTGGAACAGACCCTGGCGGGTATTCAGGACTCGTTGCAGCTGGTGCGCAGCGAGCTGAAGATCACCGAGAACCTGGCAAAGATGGGTGCCTCCAGCCGGGTTGAAGTGATCCGCCTGAACCGCCAGCGTTCCGAGTTGGAACTCAAGGCCAACGAGGCACGCTCGGACTATCTGGTGCGCGCCCGGGAAGAACTGGCCAAGGCCAGCGCCGAAGCGGACGCCCTGTCGGAAGTGATCCGCGGACGCAGCGACTCGCTCACCCGCCTGACCCTGCGCTCGCCGGTGCGCGGCATCGTGAAGGACATCGAGGTCAACACCCTGGGTGGCGTGGTGCAGCCCGGTGGCCAGGTGATGAAGATCGTGCCGATGGACGAACGCCTGCTGATCGAAACCCGCATCGCGCCACGGGACATCGCCTTCATTCACCCCGACCAGGCGGCCAAGGTCAAGATCAGTGCCTATGACTACTCGGTATACGGCGGGCTGGATGGCAAGGTGGTAGGCATCTCGCCGGATACCCTGCAGGACGAGGTCAAACCGGAAATCTACTACTACCGCGTGTTCATCCGCACCGAACAGGACAGCTTGCAAAACAAGGCCGGCAAGCGTTTTGCGATCGTGCCAGGGATGATTGCCACGGTGGATATCCGAACGGGCGAGAAAACCATCCTCGATTACCTGATCAAGCCGCTGAACCGGGCCAAGGAGGCCCTGCGTGAACGCTGA
- a CDS encoding type I secretion system permease/ATPase, with product MSDSIDVTLPNQAPAPEQAAAHRPDLGPWLEVMLQVAHHYRLDVSPQRIRLAAAEDARPLNEILRHMARQAGLALRFVHFDAKGLRQWRTPLVLELDDGQLAVVESVTEEDDLAVVFAGDQGLTSRLPRDTLKGRISRVALLRPARPLRDVRTDDYTAPYDRHWFARIVLRDLRPYGQVMIASLVANVLALAGVLFSMQVYDRVIPAESLPTLYVLFGGVVLALVFDFSMRLLRLKVTDLLGKRADLRVSDLVYGHALRLRNSVRPKSTGSFISQLRELESIRDLITSSTATVLADLPFFLLFLFVFWLIGGVLVFIPLVALLAMVLPGLLAQRRLARLANASMRESALRNAMLVESIQGLDEIKALQAEARFERQWNQYNAACAHTNLRLRTLTNGLVTWTQNVQGAVFAVVIVIGAPMVIAGDLTTGSLVAASMLSSRMMAPLAQLTHVLTRWQQAKVALQGLDKLMQSPVDHPEGEARVHLPAIHGEYRLRQANFRYSEDYPPVLNIGRLDIQPGERIAVLGRNGAGKSTLLQALGGAMDLVQGEISLDGIAMAHLDPADLRRDVGLLPQYARLFHGTLRENLTLGAGQASDQELVAALAATGALDFVRRLPKGMDHLILEGGLGLSGGQRQALVLSRLLVRQPQVLLLDEPTASLDDMTERKLLDNLERFCQGRTLVIATHRLSVLQRVDRILVLDAGRIVIDDARDAALAKLQGAQA from the coding sequence ATGAGTGATTCGATCGATGTGACCCTGCCCAACCAGGCGCCCGCGCCGGAGCAGGCCGCCGCCCACCGGCCAGACCTTGGCCCCTGGCTTGAGGTGATGTTGCAGGTGGCACACCACTACCGCCTGGACGTATCACCCCAGCGTATTCGCCTGGCCGCTGCGGAGGATGCCCGCCCGTTGAATGAAATCCTCCGCCACATGGCACGTCAGGCGGGGCTGGCATTGCGCTTCGTGCACTTCGATGCCAAGGGCCTGCGGCAATGGCGCACGCCGCTGGTGCTGGAGCTGGACGATGGGCAGCTGGCGGTGGTCGAGTCGGTGACCGAAGAGGACGACCTGGCAGTGGTGTTCGCCGGTGACCAGGGCCTGACTTCGCGCCTGCCCCGCGACACCCTCAAAGGCCGTATCAGCCGCGTGGCCCTGCTGCGCCCGGCCCGGCCACTGCGCGATGTGCGCACCGACGACTACACCGCGCCTTACGACCGCCACTGGTTCGCCCGCATCGTACTGCGTGACTTGCGCCCTTATGGGCAGGTGATGATCGCTTCACTGGTGGCCAACGTGCTGGCGCTGGCCGGCGTGCTGTTCTCGATGCAGGTGTACGACCGAGTGATACCGGCCGAATCCCTACCCACTCTCTACGTCCTGTTTGGCGGTGTGGTGTTGGCACTGGTGTTCGACTTCAGCATGCGCCTGCTGCGGCTAAAGGTGACCGACCTGCTCGGCAAGCGCGCCGACCTGCGGGTGAGCGACCTGGTCTACGGCCATGCCCTGCGCCTGCGCAACTCGGTGCGGCCCAAGTCCACCGGCTCGTTCATCTCGCAGTTGCGCGAGCTGGAGTCGATCCGCGACCTGATCACGTCCAGCACCGCGACGGTGCTGGCCGACCTGCCGTTCTTCCTGCTGTTCCTGTTCGTGTTCTGGCTGATCGGCGGCGTACTGGTGTTCATCCCGCTGGTCGCGCTGCTGGCCATGGTGCTGCCCGGGTTGCTTGCACAAAGGCGCCTGGCACGGTTGGCCAATGCCTCGATGCGTGAGTCGGCGCTGCGCAACGCCATGCTGGTGGAAAGTATCCAGGGCCTGGACGAGATCAAGGCACTGCAGGCAGAGGCACGCTTCGAACGGCAGTGGAACCAGTACAACGCGGCCTGCGCGCACACCAACCTGCGCCTGCGCACCCTCACCAACGGCCTGGTGACCTGGACGCAGAACGTGCAGGGTGCCGTGTTTGCCGTGGTCATCGTGATCGGCGCTCCCATGGTCATCGCCGGCGACCTCACCACGGGTAGCCTGGTGGCGGCATCCATGCTTTCATCGCGAATGATGGCGCCGTTGGCCCAACTGACCCATGTGCTGACCCGCTGGCAGCAGGCCAAGGTCGCGCTGCAAGGCCTGGACAAGCTGATGCAGTCGCCGGTCGATCACCCCGAAGGCGAAGCCCGCGTGCACCTGCCGGCCATTCACGGCGAGTACCGCCTGCGCCAGGCCAACTTCCGCTACAGCGAAGACTACCCGCCAGTGCTGAACATTGGCCGGCTGGATATCCAGCCGGGCGAGCGCATTGCCGTGCTGGGCCGCAACGGCGCCGGCAAATCAACCTTGCTGCAGGCGCTGGGTGGGGCCATGGATCTGGTGCAGGGCGAGATCAGCCTGGACGGCATCGCCATGGCCCACCTCGACCCTGCTGACCTGCGCCGTGACGTCGGCCTGCTGCCGCAGTACGCGAGGCTGTTCCACGGCACCCTGCGGGAAAACCTCACCCTCGGTGCCGGCCAGGCCAGCGACCAGGAACTGGTGGCCGCGCTGGCCGCCACTGGCGCACTGGACTTCGTCCGCCGCCTGCCCAAGGGCATGGACCACTTGATCCTCGAAGGAGGCCTGGGCTTGTCTGGCGGCCAGCGCCAAGCCCTGGTGCTGTCGCGCCTGCTGGTACGCCAGCCGCAGGTGCTGTTGCTGGACGAGCCGACCGCGTCGCTGGACGACATGACCGAGCGCAAGCTGCTGGATAACCTGGAGCGCTTCTGTCAGGGCCGTACACTGGTGATCGCAACCCATCGCCTGAGTGTTCTGCAGCGGGTCGACCGCATCCTGGTGCTGGACGCCGGGCGCATCGTCATCGATGACGCGCGCGATGCCGCGCTGGCCAAACTGCAGGGAGCCCAGGCATGA
- a CDS encoding TolC family outer membrane protein, translated as MKRSSPLSPLLLGAFGLLALNFHPVAQAADDIDPHLRQIGPSLLRDAPEAVPARPPIGMAPVASGERLSLTDAVLQAAQWHPSIAEAIGNLYKQGEGINVARAGYYPQISGGIRTGYDTGYGGDRNSQALNLSLKQMLYDFGKVDSAVNAAQAAAARAQANILLVVDDLARDTAYAWIETRRYEQLMTIARDQIRGVGDIAGMARQRSDMGASTRSDVVQAESRVESARATLEEYQSQYERWRSTLAALMGRVTPPALAEGSPAELDQACKRPAQGDDRLPAVLMALAQRAQGQAELAQAKAEAYPTLSLQPQVNHYLDDDYNRDNARLDRTQAGIYLNVEVPIYQGGSISARTRAAGHALTAADSAEDAARLQARRGLAEAKAQTSGLGRRLTSLEARQVSIQEARMLYGRQYLDLGTRPLLDLLNAEQEIYQSRFELAGTRSDLLRLDVDCLYNTGALRTAFGLEGRNLQGVEIQP; from the coding sequence GTGAAGCGAAGCAGTCCGCTGTCACCGCTGTTGCTGGGAGCCTTCGGGCTCCTGGCCCTGAACTTCCACCCGGTTGCCCAGGCAGCCGATGATATAGACCCCCACCTGCGCCAGATCGGGCCGTCGCTGCTACGCGATGCGCCCGAAGCGGTGCCCGCCCGCCCCCCCATCGGCATGGCCCCGGTCGCCAGTGGCGAACGGCTGAGCCTTACCGACGCGGTGCTGCAGGCAGCGCAATGGCACCCGAGCATCGCTGAGGCCATCGGCAACCTTTACAAGCAGGGCGAAGGCATCAACGTCGCCCGTGCGGGGTATTACCCACAGATTTCCGGCGGTATCCGCACCGGTTATGACACCGGCTATGGCGGCGACCGCAATAGCCAGGCCCTGAACCTGTCGCTCAAGCAAATGCTCTATGACTTCGGCAAGGTCGACAGCGCCGTCAACGCGGCCCAGGCTGCCGCCGCCCGGGCCCAGGCCAATATCCTGCTGGTGGTCGACGACCTGGCCCGCGACACAGCCTATGCCTGGATCGAGACCCGCCGCTACGAGCAACTGATGACGATTGCCCGCGACCAGATTCGCGGCGTGGGCGACATTGCCGGCATGGCCCGCCAGCGCAGCGACATGGGCGCCAGCACCCGTTCCGACGTGGTACAGGCCGAGTCCCGCGTGGAAAGCGCCCGTGCCACCCTGGAGGAGTACCAGTCGCAGTACGAGCGCTGGCGCTCGACCCTGGCGGCGCTGATGGGTCGCGTTACCCCTCCGGCACTGGCCGAGGGCTCACCCGCCGAGCTGGACCAGGCCTGCAAGCGCCCTGCACAGGGTGATGATCGCCTGCCCGCCGTGCTGATGGCCCTGGCCCAGCGCGCACAGGGCCAGGCCGAGCTGGCCCAGGCCAAGGCGGAGGCCTACCCTACCCTGTCGTTGCAACCGCAGGTCAATCATTACCTGGACGACGACTACAACCGCGATAACGCACGGCTGGACCGCACCCAGGCGGGCATCTACCTGAACGTCGAAGTTCCCATCTACCAAGGGGGCTCCATCAGCGCCCGCACCCGCGCTGCCGGCCACGCGCTGACCGCCGCCGACTCCGCCGAAGACGCCGCACGGCTGCAGGCGCGTCGGGGCCTGGCGGAGGCCAAGGCGCAAACCTCCGGGCTGGGCCGCCGGCTGACTTCGCTGGAAGCCCGCCAGGTCAGCATCCAGGAGGCACGCATGCTCTACGGGCGTCAGTACCTGGACCTAGGGACACGGCCACTGCTCGACCTGCTCAACGCCGAGCAGGAGATCTACCAGTCACGCTTCGAACTTGCCGGCACCCGCTCCGATCTGCTGCGCCTGGATGTCGACTGCCTGTACAACACCGGCGCCCTGCGCACGGCCTTTGGCCTTGAGGGGCGCAACCTGCAAGGTGTGGAGATCCAGCCATGA